The genomic interval TCTCAGCAGCGCTTATGCTGTGCGATTGTATGAATTATTAATTGCTTGGCGCAGTACAGGTCAAACTCCCATTATTGAACTAGCAGAATTCAGACAAAAAATAGGCGTTCTTGATGATGAATATACAAGAATGGGAAATTTTAAAGATCGAGTATTAAATTTAGCTATTGCTCAAATTAATGAACATACGGATATTAACGTCCAATGTCAGCAACATAAAAAGGGACGTAATATTTCTGGTTTTTCATTCACCTTTAAACTGAAAAAAGTCGTTATAGCTCATAGTAAAGAGCAAACTGCTCTTGAGATTTTCTCAAAATTTACCGATGCACAGTGTCATCTTTTTGCCAGTAAACTGTCTGAGCTTCCAGATATGAATAAATATTCTCAAGGTACTGAAAGCTACTCACAATTTGCAGTTCGAATTTCTGAAATGCTACGAGATCCACAAAAATTTGAAGAACTACTCCCCTATCTAAAGAAAGTAGGCTTTAATACAAAATAAACTTCATGTTCAGATTGGATGTTCATACGAACATCCTTGTACACGCACTGAGGGATTACATTGAACACAACAAAATTCAGCGTCATGGACGCAAGTAAAGCCTTTAAAAAATCACGTACAACAATATATGAGGCTTTAAAAAATGGTGAGTTATCAAGAGATCATGATGGTCTTATAGACTTATCTGAACTTATCAGAGTTTATGGCAATCCAATCGCTGTTCAGTCCAGTACACGCACTGAACAAGTTCAGAAGGATGTACAGGTACACGTTCAATCTGAAGTTGAAAATGTATTAAAAGACCAGATTTCTTTACTCAAAAATCAGTTAGATTTAGCAAATCAAAGAGAAAAGTCTTTGATGCAACATATTGAAGATCTTACTCATAGAATTGAGTTTAAAGGCACCTTAGAACAGCCAAAACAAGAAAATATTAATCAGCTAAATGAATCTACTAATTCGAATATAGCAACAGATCCTCGGCCACAGGATGAATCAAACTATGACGGATTGACTACTTCAGAGAATAAACGCATCCCTGTTCCAGAACACGTTGAGCCTGAACCTAAAAAGAGGGGCTTTCTTAGCCGCTTTTTCCTTCCATATGGTTAGCCAGGACTCCAGTTTTTTGATGAGCCAATTTCAGTACAAGCACCTGAAATAATGACTCCTCAAAAAACCGGACGATGTTTATTAAAACTAATCAAAACCGTGGAACATTGCTCAAGAATTAAGCGTGGAACAAGAAAAAACATAAAAAAAAAGCCCACCTTGGGGAGGTTGGGCAAAAAAGAAACTACAGCGTTGAATTTTCAAGAGAATTATAACGCATTTCGTATAAGGTGTATTATGTTAATTTTAGGAAAACTATAGATTGCGTTTGCAATCGTAAGCTATTTAACACATAGATATTTTTTAATTATAGTAAGTTTTTGCTGCTAGAGTTTGACAGCTAACTCCTGTGATTTTTATTCCCGCAACCTCATGAGTAGACACATTGTAGACTCCTGCTCCAGTAGCATTAGTTGAAACAGTAGCTCTACTTTTACCTTGGGGAATGACGTAATTTATATAAGTTCCATAGTTCACTACATGACGGTCATTTTTATTTATAATTATGTCGTAGCGAATTTGACCTGAACATTGTGATTTCTTACATTCATTGGATTCAACACTAAATGATCTTGCAAAATTTTTCCCAGTGACATTTACAACTTCTGCATTACATCTTTGAGTATCAGCATGAGCAAAGTTTAATGTGACTAATGGAATAGCTAAAAAAAATAAAGATAATTTATTAAGTATCATGATAATGGTTAATTGATTGTTTAAAATCACATTTTAAGAGATATTTGGTTGAAATAGATAGTATCTTAAACAAGTAACTGACTATTTTTTACAGAAATTTATTTCATCAAAGACATTTTAAATATTTACTCATTTAACATAATAGAGCTTATACGAAACGCAAAATAAATAGTGTTAAATTTCAAAAAGTTATGCTATAAGAAATCGGGGACGCAAACCCGAAAAGCCGACTTGGAAACAAATCGGCTTTTTTTTAGGCGGTTTTGATAGTTCTTGCCAATAAATTTGTTTAAAAAGTAGTCTATTTTGCGATTTTTTAAATTTTATCAATGCTTGAATGCTTAAAATTATCCACATTTTTTGTGGATAAAATTTAGGCTATTTTGTACGCCCTGGCGCACATGAAACTCGGCCCTTTGCGGCTATCTAGGATACTGGAACTTTCCTATGATGAACTCATCAGGAACAGGAAGTTCCATAACATAAAACAAAAATTATAAGTTATTGCACATGGACCAGAGGGTACAACAGCACAATCAGCGACAATAAAAAACCCCGGCAGGATGCCGGGGTTTTTTATCGTCTAAAATTTTCTTTTCTCTAAGAACATTTGTATACTACTGAAAATTTAACTAAAAGTTTTAAAATGAATCTTATTCATCAAGAGCATCAAGGCTTCTTTTTTTGTAATAACCTAGACTTAACTCCATCACCAGAACTATATAATTTATTACTACAAGAATTTAGTAGATACGGATTAATGCCTAATATTGGACATGAAATCAATATAGAAACAGGAGAAAAGAAGCAGTTCGTTATATTAGTAAATTCTAAAGAAGACTTTAGAATTGAATTTCCTATGCATGGTATTGTAATTAATCAGTATAAAGAAAGTTTTGAAAATTTTTACTCACAATTTAAAGATATTGTTTTGACTCTCGGAAAAATTTTTCCTTTGAAAAAAGGTAATAGAGTTTCATTAATAAGTACTAAAATATTTGATGGTACTGAGTCTCAGTATAAGACAATTTATCAAAATCTTTTTACGTATAAATCTGCTAACCCTTTTGAGTGGGATAATAGAATCGCCGAAAAAAGATATATTTTAGGAGATTCTGAAGAAATTAATAGCATTAGTAATATAAAAAGAGGTGAAATGATTTCTCCATTTTTTAACAATGGAAGACCTAAATCTGTTTTAGCTTTCTCAGTTGATTCAAATACTGCTCCATCTAAAGCTGAAAATAGATTTACTTTTGCTAATTCAATCAAAGCTTACGATGAACTCTATCAAAATAATTTGAGACTTTTAAAGGAGTTAAACAGATATGAAAACATCTGATAATATTGATTTCTTTAAAGATATTGATTTTTCTAAATTTATTTCTAATGAGTCTAATGTCATTCATAATTATTTGCTGAGCTCTAGTTCTAAGTTTGAATCTGCTACAGATTTAACATCTCACTTATCTATAGAAGCAGAAAAAAATTCCAAGAAACTTATTAGAATTTTGAAACAAGATGAATTTGTTCCAGGTGAGTTAAATAAGACACAGCTTTTTCTAGAAAATTTATTAGTTAAAAATAAAGATTTATTTAGAGAAGTATTTCAAAAAACTTGGTTACAAATTTTTCCTGAAAAAAATACTATTCATATTATTAATTTTATTAGTATGGCATCCTATTTTGATTACGATGTTCTGGACGATCGTGCTGACGTATTGGTAATCAGTGGATGTAGTCATATTGATATCAGAGTTAATGAAGCAGCTATAAGAGCTATTGAAAGTTGGGAGCAAAAAAAACATATTGATTTTTTGAAAGCAATCAAACCGACAGAAGTGGAATGGTTAGAATCTTATAAAAGTAATGTGATAAAGATATTAGAGTTAATGTAAGTATGTATTTATTAAGATCTTTTTCACTATCTAAATGGTCTCCAAATTTAGTAAAATCTTTAAATGACTTTGAAACCGACCCAATTACAGGGTGTACAAGGACGCAATCGAATGAGCTCTCGGTTTGGAAAATAGATTCTTTTTGTTGGGACTCAGATTTAATCAATAAAATCATTACTGCTTTTGCCATTAATAAAGATGCTCCAGCAACATTAGATTTTATATTTTTAGATGGAGGTTTCTTAACTTCTAAAGGTATAGAAATAGAAAATAAAGAAGCCGAAACTCCCTATGAACAAATGAATTCGTATCATCATGATTTAACAAAACTAACTTATGAAAAACTGGGGATAGTGGCAGATCATATTGTTACCCAATTAAATGATAGAGAAACTCATAAAAGAATTGAAAAAGCGATTCTAATTAAATTAGTTGTGGATATTTATCTAAAAGAAGGTCAAGAAGCATTTGATTTAGATAGCTTATCTGAAAAATGGGTAAAAGCTATTAAGAGTGAAATTACAAAAAGAGGTTTAAAGCAAATACCTTAATTATTCTTAACTACTAGCTTCTATCTAAGGCTAGTCTTTTATTACAGGGACTAGCCTTAGATAGAAGCTAAAGTTTTTTAATTTTCTGATCATTCTTATATTGCGATAAAGCGTACACAGCCCAAATCATAGCAGGGATCCAACCTAGGATCGTAATTTGAAGAAATAAACACATTATTCCTGCGAATGGACGACCGATAGTAAAAAAATAATAACCAAGGAAAAAGCAAAGCTGGCAGAAGTCTCATATTACAGTCCTATTGATGCGTTATTTCGGAAGAGTTAATGGTCCACAAGGGGTAAATTAAACAGCTTGCGATCTCTTTCATCCGTCAAATACTTATCCATCTGAGCAATTAGTTTAGCTCGGGCTTGCTCATCATCTTCAGTGATTTTTAGCATACAGGATCCGATTAAAATCTTGCGTCTGGTATCATCTTTTCGGGCTTGCTCTTTCTCTTTGGCACGTTCTCTTGCAAGTGCTGCCTGTCTTTGAGCTTTCAGTTGTTTCAGCTTTTCTTCCTGGGCCTTGATTTTGCTGTCTAGTGTTTCAGTAACGCTCATTAATCCAATACCATCATCCTGGGAAAACATCCCTAACATAAGCGCACTTGAATATGCATTCAAGGTGCTATATGTATAGTAATGTTTTCCTCGAAGAGCGCACTTATGCAAACTTCGTTTGCAAGTCCGATTGGGGTCTCCCCAATACCCCGACAACCGTAAGCACGGTTGTATTTCACTACGTGAAAATTTAAAAGCGAAAAACAGGCATGGCGATTTACCACTTTTCAGTCAAAACC from Acinetobacter sp. YWS30-1 carries:
- the repM gene encoding replication initiation protein RepM gives rise to the protein MRDLVVKDNALINASYNLDLVEQRLILLAIVEARDSGRGINANDPLEVHAESYVNQFNVARQTAYQALKDACKDLFVRQFSYQEINKRGNVENVLSRWVSEIRYIDDEATVKLIFAPAIVPLITRLEEQFTKYELQQISNLSSAYAVRLYELLIAWRSTGQTPIIELAEFRQKIGVLDDEYTRMGNFKDRVLNLAIAQINEHTDINVQCQQHKKGRNISGFSFTFKLKKVVIAHSKEQTALEIFSKFTDAQCHLFASKLSELPDMNKYSQGTESYSQFAVRISEMLRDPQKFEELLPYLKKVGFNTK
- a CDS encoding plasmid replication DNA-binding protein translates to MNTTKFSVMDASKAFKKSRTTIYEALKNGELSRDHDGLIDLSELIRVYGNPIAVQSSTRTEQVQKDVQVHVQSEVENVLKDQISLLKNQLDLANQREKSLMQHIEDLTHRIEFKGTLEQPKQENINQLNESTNSNIATDPRPQDESNYDGLTTSENKRIPVPEHVEPEPKKRGFLSRFFLPYG